From a single Raphanus sativus cultivar WK10039 chromosome 3, ASM80110v3, whole genome shotgun sequence genomic region:
- the LOC130509457 gene encoding uncharacterized protein LOC130509457 yields MKSHDCHVFMQRLLPFAFAELLPTNVHEALAGIGAFFRDLSTRTLKVEVVEQLQENIPILLCNLEKIFPPGFFDVMEHLAVHLPYEALLRGPVHYGWMYQYERAMKYLKGKAKNLAKVEGSIIAGSLTEETSHFTSYYFASKVRTRKRAPRRYDDGGVAPTYAVAGVPDIFSQIGRLGGKSKEVWWSSEEDAHSAHTYILLNCEDPLIRYFESLFVSQVEETFPGISTTDVDKRKDQHFIKWLKSQVDFDDDADYPKWLHEVIQSPHVKVTTSQMYFTRGYTFHTYEYGRQRATSNYGICVKGETDFYGILTEIIEVEFPGILKLKCVLFKCEWFDPVVNRGVRFNKFGVVDVNGGRRYNKFEPFILASQADQVSYLPYPRMRESGINWLSVIKVTPRGRIISGEEPPLQEEQINEVEEPEQQIDDILLIDPHNHEYEDLTDDGTDEAVEDEFNENDDVSSDDENVSD; encoded by the exons atgaagagtcatgactgtcatgtctttatgcaacgactacttccctttgcttttgcggagctacttcctacaaacgtacatgaagcacttgcag gcattggagcatttttcagggatctgagcacccgcacccttaaagtagaagtcgtggaacagcttcaagagaacattcccatcttattgtgcaacttggagaagatatttcctcctgggttttttgacgtaatggagcatctagctgtccaccttccatatgaggcattgcttcgtggacctgtacattacggatggatgtatcagtatgagcgagccatgaaatatttgaagggaaaagcaaagaaccttgcaaaggttgaaggttctataattgctggaagtttgacggaagaaacttctcacttcacatcgtactactttgcgtcaaaagtacgtactcggaaaagagctccaaggagatatgatgatggtggtgtcgcgccaacatacgcagttgctggtgttccagacatctttagccagattgggcgactgggtgggaaatcaaaagaggtttggtggtcgagtgaagaagacgctcatagtgcacacacctatattctacttaattgtgaggatccattgattcgttattttgaaag cctatttgtttcacaagtcgaagaaacattccctggtatatccacaactgacgtagacaaaaggaaagatcaacactttataaagtggttgaagagtcag gttgattttgacgacgatgcagattatcctaagtggttacatgaagtaattcaatctccacatgtaaaggtcaccacttcacagatgtatttcacacgaggctatacttttcacacatatgagtatggtagacagcgggcgaccagtaactatggaatatgtgtgaaaggggaaaccgatttctacggtatcttgacagagattatcgaagtggaatttccagggatattgaagctgaaatgcgtcctcttcaaatgtgagtggttcgaccccgtcgtcaacagaggtgttcggtttaacaaattcggtgtagttgatgtcaatggtggacgaag gtacaacaaattcgagcctttcatcttagcttcacaagcagatcaagttagctaccttccataccctcggatgagagaatcgggaataaattggttatccgtgatcaaagttacacctcgaggacgaatcattagtggagaagaaccaccattgcaagaagaacagataaatgaagtcgaggaacctgaacaacaaattgatgacattcttctcattgatccgcataatcatgagtatgaagatcttaccgacgatggcacagacgaagctgttgaagacgagtttaatgaaaatgatgatgtttctagtgatgacgaaaatgtatccgattga